Proteins from a genomic interval of Caulobacter sp. SL161:
- the pgl gene encoding 6-phosphogluconolactonase — MPFTPIKLEVFGSREDLYDAAASVLVGALTTAVARHGRVGFAATGGTTPAPVYDRMATMTAPWDKVTVTLTDERFVPATDASSNEGLVRRHLLVGEAAKASFAPLFFDGVSHEESARKAEAGVNAATPFGVVLLGVGPDGHFASLFPGNPMLDQGLDLATDRSVLAVPPSDPAPDLPRLSLTLAALTRTDLIVLLVTGAAKKALLDGDVDPALPVAAILKQDRAKVRILWAE; from the coding sequence ATGCCCTTCACGCCTATAAAGCTCGAAGTATTTGGGTCGCGCGAGGACCTCTATGACGCGGCCGCTTCGGTTCTGGTCGGCGCTTTGACGACGGCGGTCGCTCGTCACGGCCGGGTCGGCTTCGCCGCCACCGGCGGCACGACGCCGGCGCCGGTCTATGACCGCATGGCGACCATGACCGCCCCCTGGGACAAGGTCACGGTCACGCTCACCGACGAGCGCTTTGTTCCCGCTACCGACGCCAGCAGCAATGAGGGTCTGGTGCGCCGCCACCTGCTCGTGGGCGAGGCGGCTAAGGCCTCGTTCGCGCCGCTGTTCTTCGACGGCGTGAGCCACGAGGAGAGCGCGCGCAAGGCCGAGGCGGGCGTCAATGCCGCCACCCCGTTCGGCGTCGTTCTCCTGGGCGTGGGGCCGGATGGGCATTTCGCTTCGCTGTTTCCGGGCAATCCGATGCTGGATCAGGGTCTGGACCTGGCCACCGACCGTTCGGTGCTGGCCGTGCCGCCCAGCGATCCCGCGCCGGACCTCCCACGCCTGAGCTTGACCCTGGCCGCCCTGACCCGCACCGATCTGATCGTGCTGCTGGTCACCGGCGCGGCCAAGAAAGCCTTGTTGGATGGCGACGTTGATCCGGCCCTGCCGGTCGCCGCCATTCTGAAACAGGACCGCGCCAAGGTCCGCATCCTCTGGGCGGAGTAG
- the zwf gene encoding glucose-6-phosphate dehydrogenase, whose product MAKNNDVGENGREVLVLLGGAGDLALRMLLPSLYFLELDRLLPHDLRIIAVARADHDAASYKALVREQLGKRATVEEAVWNRLAARLDYVPANITSEEDTKKLAERIGAHGALVIFFSLSPSLYGPACQALQVAGLTGPSTRLILEKPLGRDLESSKATNAAVAAVVDESQVFRIDHYLGKETVQNLTALRFANVLFEPLWDRNTIDHVQITIAETEKVGDRWPYYDEYGALRDMVQNHMLQLLCLVAMEAPSGFDPDAVRDEKVKVLRSLRPFTKETVAHDTVRGQYVAGVVEGGARASYVDEVGKPSKTETFVAMKVAIDNWRWDGVPFFLRTGKNLPDRRTQIVVQFKPLPHNIFGPATDGELCANRLVIDLQPDEDISLTIMNKRPGLSDEGMRLQSLPLSLSFGQTGGRRRIAYEKLFVDAFRGDRTLFVRRDEVEQAWRFIDGVSAAWEEANIEPAHYAAGTWGPQSAQGLISPGGRAWKA is encoded by the coding sequence TTGGCTAAGAACAACGACGTCGGCGAGAACGGCCGCGAAGTCTTGGTGCTGCTGGGCGGAGCGGGCGATTTGGCCCTCCGGATGCTGCTGCCTTCTCTGTATTTCCTGGAACTCGACCGACTGCTGCCGCACGATTTGCGGATCATTGCCGTCGCCCGGGCCGACCATGACGCGGCCAGCTACAAGGCGCTGGTCCGCGAGCAACTGGGCAAGCGCGCGACAGTGGAGGAGGCGGTCTGGAATCGCCTCGCTGCACGCCTCGACTACGTGCCTGCGAACATCACGAGTGAGGAAGACACCAAGAAGCTCGCCGAACGGATCGGCGCGCATGGCGCGCTAGTCATCTTCTTCTCGCTGTCGCCCAGCCTCTACGGCCCGGCTTGCCAGGCTTTGCAGGTGGCCGGCCTGACGGGCCCCAGCACGCGCCTGATTCTCGAGAAGCCGCTCGGTCGTGACCTGGAAAGCTCCAAGGCCACCAATGCCGCCGTCGCCGCTGTGGTCGATGAGAGCCAAGTGTTCCGCATCGACCACTATCTGGGCAAGGAAACCGTCCAGAACCTTACGGCCCTGCGCTTCGCCAATGTGCTGTTCGAGCCTCTGTGGGATCGCAACACGATCGACCACGTGCAGATCACCATCGCCGAGACCGAGAAGGTCGGCGACCGCTGGCCCTATTACGACGAATACGGGGCGCTGCGGGACATGGTGCAGAACCATATGCTGCAACTGCTGTGCCTGGTCGCCATGGAAGCGCCCTCGGGCTTCGATCCCGATGCGGTGCGCGACGAGAAGGTCAAGGTGCTGCGCTCCCTGAGGCCCTTCACCAAGGAGACCGTGGCCCACGACACCGTGCGTGGCCAGTACGTCGCCGGTGTGGTCGAGGGCGGCGCCCGGGCGAGCTATGTCGACGAGGTCGGCAAACCGAGCAAGACCGAGACCTTCGTGGCCATGAAGGTGGCGATCGACAACTGGCGTTGGGACGGCGTGCCGTTCTTCCTGCGCACCGGCAAGAACCTGCCGGACCGCCGCACCCAGATCGTCGTGCAGTTCAAGCCTTTGCCGCACAACATCTTCGGTCCGGCGACCGACGGCGAGTTGTGCGCCAACCGCCTGGTCATCGACCTGCAGCCGGATGAAGACATCTCGCTGACGATCATGAACAAGCGTCCGGGCCTCTCGGACGAGGGCATGCGACTGCAGTCGCTGCCGCTATCGCTGTCGTTTGGCCAGACCGGCGGGCGTCGTCGCATCGCCTACGAAAAGCTGTTCGTCGACGCCTTCCGCGGCGACCGTACGCTGTTCGTGCGTCGCGATGAGGTCGAGCAGGCCTGGCGTTTCATCGACGGCGTCTCGGCGGCCTGGGAAGAGGCCAATATCGAACCGGCGCACTATGCGGCGGGCACTTGGGGACCGCAGTCGGCCCAGGGCCTGATCTCGCCCGGCGGCCGAGCCTGGAAGGCCTGA
- a CDS encoding tetratricopeptide repeat protein: protein MTLRQLLRSSVAAACIAGTLAPTGYAAPQPMVARGALDVRVAQAAEFSRVEFHWAGGARMTPVRQGQTLVLRFSRDANPNLSALKIAPPRWIKSADARRVNGVLEIVLTLTDDADAKLGTADGVDFVNIYPKAGAIASAAAAASPATAPAPVGRPNPMPRDGVVRAGIDRRDGQVTLSFDWAAPAGAAVFRRGEAVWIVFDTPARLDISKLPGTTPRYSKLQVYRGADYVALRVVAPPGEPYVAVGSGPSWRVSFGAGPQQSPDIIQVTRAEQSPSAALSAAVAGVTRAIWVDDPAVGDRIIVAPALAPAKGLPSRREYVEFALLQSAQGLAAEAYAADLMVQAQADQVRIGRPKGLALSPASAAAPPEEATAGAPQPLSMPALIDLEAWPKTGSGGFLARYNALQGAVSAASEDEADIAARLALARFLVGSQMSFEAIGVLNAGARKHQTLMGNPEFRGLRGVARVLAGRLSEADADFSSPVLADEPSSALWRGYISARNGQWLDARTQFANGTRALDLFPPIWRARFLKAQADAALGVGDLPGAMQAVTKALAQPKIPVEDQLDIRLVQARIFEAKGEKARAQRMYTAIAAAPIDRIAAPATLRATQLQYARGQINATKAAETLNQLRYRWRGDGVELEVIRALGKLYIDQGRYREALEVLRSAGRRLSDRPEAVALQNDLSEAFRQLFLQGLADGMQPIQAVGLFYDFQDLTPIGADGDQMVRNLVRRLVDVDLLGDAAKLLKYQVENRLNGVPKAQVATDLAWIYLMDKKPEDALNTINATRTTILPPALNAERRLATARALMGLGRYDAALDLVETDTSRDGQEIRGEIAWKQRAWPAAGALYERSLGDRFRTGGALSAAEEARLLRASVAYSLADDDAALGRLRARWSGFIDTASNPEGLRVALQGMSMGAVSASDFGRVSADNEAFNGWIGRLKERFRTGQPAGSPARAGG from the coding sequence ATGACCCTTCGCCAGCTCCTGCGTTCCAGCGTCGCCGCCGCGTGCATCGCGGGCACGCTGGCGCCGACCGGCTACGCCGCGCCCCAGCCGATGGTGGCGCGCGGGGCGCTGGACGTGCGCGTCGCGCAGGCGGCGGAGTTCTCCCGGGTCGAGTTCCACTGGGCCGGCGGCGCGCGAATGACGCCGGTGCGGCAGGGTCAGACGCTGGTCCTGCGGTTCAGTCGTGACGCCAATCCCAATCTTTCCGCGCTGAAGATCGCGCCGCCGCGCTGGATCAAGTCGGCGGACGCCCGCCGCGTCAACGGCGTGCTGGAGATCGTTCTCACCCTGACCGATGACGCCGACGCCAAGCTGGGCACGGCGGACGGCGTCGACTTCGTCAATATCTACCCTAAGGCCGGCGCCATTGCGTCTGCGGCGGCGGCGGCCTCGCCGGCGACGGCGCCTGCGCCGGTCGGTCGTCCCAATCCCATGCCGCGCGATGGCGTGGTTCGCGCGGGGATCGATCGACGGGATGGGCAGGTCACCCTGTCGTTCGACTGGGCTGCGCCGGCGGGCGCGGCGGTCTTCCGGCGGGGCGAGGCGGTCTGGATCGTCTTCGACACCCCCGCGCGGCTCGATATCTCCAAGCTGCCGGGCACGACGCCGCGCTATTCCAAGCTGCAGGTCTATCGCGGGGCGGACTACGTGGCGCTGCGCGTCGTCGCACCGCCCGGCGAGCCCTATGTGGCGGTCGGTTCGGGGCCGTCCTGGCGCGTCAGCTTCGGCGCAGGGCCGCAGCAGAGCCCGGACATCATCCAGGTCACCCGCGCCGAGCAGTCACCTTCGGCCGCACTGTCCGCAGCCGTTGCCGGCGTCACGCGGGCGATCTGGGTCGATGATCCGGCCGTTGGCGATCGCATCATCGTCGCGCCGGCCCTGGCCCCGGCCAAGGGGCTGCCGTCGCGGCGCGAGTATGTCGAGTTCGCGCTGCTGCAGTCGGCTCAAGGTCTGGCCGCCGAGGCCTACGCCGCCGACCTGATGGTCCAGGCGCAAGCCGATCAGGTGCGCATCGGCCGCCCCAAGGGCCTGGCCCTGTCGCCGGCCTCGGCCGCCGCCCCGCCGGAAGAAGCCACCGCCGGCGCGCCGCAGCCGCTGTCGATGCCCGCCCTGATCGATCTGGAGGCCTGGCCCAAGACGGGCTCTGGCGGGTTCCTGGCGCGCTACAACGCGCTGCAGGGCGCGGTGTCGGCCGCGAGCGAGGATGAGGCCGATATCGCCGCACGCCTGGCCCTGGCGCGGTTCCTGGTTGGCTCCCAGATGTCGTTCGAGGCCATTGGGGTTCTCAATGCGGGCGCCCGCAAGCACCAGACGCTGATGGGCAACCCCGAGTTCCGCGGCCTGCGCGGCGTGGCGCGGGTGCTGGCCGGGCGTCTTTCGGAAGCCGACGCGGACTTCTCGTCGCCCGTGCTGGCTGATGAGCCCTCAAGCGCGCTGTGGCGCGGCTATATCTCCGCCAGGAACGGTCAATGGCTCGATGCGCGAACCCAGTTCGCCAACGGGACCCGGGCGCTGGATCTGTTCCCGCCGATCTGGCGTGCGCGCTTCCTCAAAGCCCAGGCCGACGCCGCCCTAGGCGTGGGGGACCTGCCAGGCGCCATGCAGGCCGTGACGAAGGCTCTGGCCCAACCCAAGATTCCCGTCGAGGACCAGCTGGATATTCGCCTGGTCCAGGCGCGCATTTTCGAGGCCAAGGGTGAGAAGGCGCGCGCGCAGCGCATGTACACCGCCATTGCTGCGGCGCCCATCGATCGGATCGCCGCGCCCGCCACGCTGCGCGCGACCCAGCTGCAGTATGCGCGTGGCCAGATCAACGCGACCAAGGCCGCCGAGACGCTGAACCAGTTGCGCTATCGCTGGCGTGGTGATGGCGTGGAGCTGGAGGTTATCCGCGCGCTCGGCAAGCTCTACATCGACCAGGGTCGGTACCGCGAGGCGCTGGAGGTTCTGCGATCCGCCGGACGTCGCCTCTCGGATCGTCCCGAGGCCGTCGCGTTGCAGAACGACCTCTCCGAAGCTTTCCGTCAGCTGTTCCTGCAAGGCTTGGCCGACGGCATGCAGCCGATCCAGGCGGTCGGCCTGTTCTACGACTTCCAGGATCTGACGCCGATCGGCGCTGACGGCGATCAGATGGTCCGCAATCTGGTTCGCCGCCTGGTCGACGTCGACCTGCTCGGCGATGCGGCCAAGCTGTTGAAGTATCAGGTCGAGAACCGTCTCAACGGCGTTCCCAAGGCCCAGGTCGCGACCGATCTGGCCTGGATCTACCTGATGGATAAGAAGCCCGAGGACGCGCTGAACACCATCAACGCGACCCGCACGACGATCCTGCCGCCCGCCCTGAACGCCGAGCGTCGTCTGGCTACCGCCCGCGCCCTGATGGGTCTGGGACGCTATGACGCGGCGCTGGATCTGGTCGAAACCGACACCAGCCGTGACGGGCAGGAGATCCGGGGCGAGATCGCTTGGAAGCAACGCGCCTGGCCAGCCGCCGGCGCGCTCTATGAGCGTTCCCTGGGCGACCGATTCAGGACGGGCGGGGCGCTCAGCGCGGCCGAGGAGGCGAGGTTGCTGCGCGCCTCTGTGGCCTACAGTCTCGCCGATGACGACGCGGCGCTCGGTCGCCTGCGCGCCCGCTGGTCCGGCTTCATCGACACCGCCAGCAACCCTGAAGGCCTTCGCGTGGCGCTGCAGGGCATGTCGATGGGCGCGGTGTCCGCGTCCGATTTTGGACGGGTTTCCGCCGACAACGAGGCCTTCAATGGCTGGATCGGTCGCCTCAAGGAACGTTTCCGGACAGGACAACCGGCCGGGTCACCCGCCCGCGCGGGCGGCTAG
- a CDS encoding MotE family protein: MKNIPRILPLIGVAAGGVLAINALSGAKSLPDLVSGAKAFAEGAAKPEGSEGEGAPSAESAGQPAAAKAPPPRVCAPSADALAREAGLSPAELRVLQSLGARRGQLDQREQDIDVQLQLLAAAEAKLDAKMKALTGLKGDIQGLLGQVDAQKQAEVDRLVVVYQGMKPKDAAARMTLLSDEVRLPIAAKMKEKTLAMILANMAPGDAKILTERLASRLANPAVDKGKAAVAENAAPGAAPGQRAAGPLAGAAPAAARPPANQAG, translated from the coding sequence ATGAAGAACATTCCGCGCATCCTGCCCCTGATCGGTGTCGCCGCAGGCGGTGTGCTGGCCATCAACGCCCTGTCGGGCGCCAAGTCGCTGCCCGACCTGGTCAGCGGGGCCAAGGCCTTCGCCGAGGGCGCCGCCAAGCCTGAAGGTTCGGAAGGCGAGGGGGCTCCCTCGGCGGAGAGCGCAGGGCAGCCCGCCGCCGCCAAGGCGCCGCCGCCACGGGTCTGCGCCCCGTCAGCCGACGCCCTGGCGCGGGAGGCGGGCCTCTCGCCGGCTGAGCTGCGCGTCCTGCAAAGCCTGGGCGCGCGCCGCGGGCAACTGGACCAGCGCGAGCAGGACATCGATGTCCAACTACAGCTTCTGGCCGCCGCCGAGGCCAAGCTCGACGCCAAGATGAAGGCCCTGACGGGCCTGAAGGGCGATATCCAGGGGCTGCTGGGCCAGGTTGACGCCCAGAAGCAGGCCGAGGTCGACCGCTTGGTGGTGGTCTATCAGGGCATGAAGCCCAAGGACGCCGCAGCGCGGATGACGCTGCTGTCGGATGAGGTTCGCCTGCCGATCGCGGCCAAGATGAAGGAAAAGACCCTGGCGATGATCCTGGCCAACATGGCTCCGGGCGACGCCAAGATCCTGACCGAGCGCCTGGCTTCGCGCCTGGCCAACCCCGCTGTGGACAAGGGCAAGGCGGCGGTCGCAGAGAACGCCGCGCCGGGCGCTGCGCCCGGCCAGCGCGCCGCCGGTCCTCTGGCGGGCGCAGCGCCCGCCGCCGCCAGGCCGCCCGCCAACCAGGCCGGTTAA
- a CDS encoding DUF6468 domain-containing protein, which translates to MSVVALAMNGFLAVLLIAALIFGWRLERRLKALRDSHEGFAKAVADLDQAAARAEQGLADLRAATDEAAETLAVRIERAQALAAQLEDRVNRPAPPKAQAAPEREAPPPPSRAIEAPPVSPLGERRLSAADFERLLEREDRVERAARGEPAPRPAPRPNLGQETPRSRARVDDDLFDGPADPPRPTSNPRVPRR; encoded by the coding sequence ATGAGCGTCGTCGCCCTGGCCATGAACGGGTTCCTGGCGGTGCTGCTGATCGCGGCGCTGATCTTCGGCTGGCGTCTGGAGCGCCGGCTGAAGGCGCTGCGCGACAGTCACGAAGGCTTCGCCAAGGCGGTCGCCGATCTCGACCAGGCCGCCGCGCGGGCCGAGCAGGGGCTCGCCGATCTCCGCGCGGCGACCGACGAGGCCGCTGAAACCCTGGCCGTCCGGATCGAGCGCGCCCAGGCCCTTGCAGCTCAGCTGGAAGATCGGGTCAACCGGCCTGCGCCGCCCAAGGCTCAGGCGGCGCCGGAGCGCGAGGCTCCGCCACCTCCGTCGCGTGCGATCGAGGCTCCGCCGGTCTCGCCCCTTGGCGAGCGTCGCCTTTCGGCGGCCGATTTCGAGCGCCTTCTCGAGCGCGAGGATCGGGTCGAGCGGGCCGCTCGCGGCGAACCGGCGCCTCGACCCGCGCCGCGTCCAAATCTGGGCCAAGAAACCCCGCGTTCACGGGCGCGGGTTGATGATGACCTGTTCGATGGGCCGGCTGATCCCCCGCGCCCGACCAGCAATCCACGAGTTCCTCGCCGATGA
- the fliM gene encoding flagellar motor switch protein FliM produces the protein MADELDDQAAMAQWASENPPGGGEGVNEFGDFSGGMGGWDDGGGDGASERILNQDEIDSLLGFDLSGDGSDDRTGIRAIINSALVSYERLPMLEIVFDRLVRLMTTSLRNFTSDNVEVSLDNISSIRFGDYLNSIPLPAILAVFRAEELDNYGLLTVDSNLIYSIVDVLLGGRRGTAAMRIEGRPYTTIERVLVQRMIEVVLHDLKSAFEPLHPVSFSLDRLETNPRFAAIARPANAAILVKLRIDMEDRGGRIELLLPYATLEPIRKMLLQQFMGEKFGRDNIWEGHLATELWTTQMEVRAVLDEQQVPLSRVLNMQVGDTLMLNATPDSLVELRAGAIPLTRGRMGRRNHSIAVRAEAPLTPAAKKAVQKLK, from the coding sequence GACGAACTCGACGATCAGGCGGCGATGGCCCAGTGGGCCTCGGAAAACCCTCCCGGAGGCGGAGAGGGCGTGAATGAGTTCGGCGATTTTTCCGGCGGCATGGGCGGCTGGGATGACGGCGGCGGCGACGGCGCCTCCGAGCGGATTCTGAACCAGGACGAGATCGACAGCCTGCTGGGCTTCGATCTCTCGGGCGACGGCTCCGACGACCGCACGGGCATCCGCGCCATCATCAACTCGGCGCTCGTCTCGTACGAGCGCCTGCCAATGCTGGAAATCGTCTTCGACCGCCTGGTGCGGTTGATGACCACCAGCTTGCGGAACTTCACCTCCGACAACGTCGAGGTCAGTCTCGACAACATCAGTTCGATCCGCTTCGGCGACTATCTGAACTCGATCCCGCTGCCGGCCATCCTGGCGGTGTTCCGGGCCGAGGAGCTCGACAACTACGGCCTGCTGACGGTCGACTCGAACCTGATCTATTCGATCGTCGACGTGCTCTTGGGCGGGCGTCGCGGCACGGCGGCGATGCGCATCGAAGGTCGGCCCTACACGACGATCGAGCGGGTGCTGGTCCAGCGGATGATCGAGGTCGTGCTGCACGACCTGAAGAGCGCGTTCGAGCCGCTGCATCCGGTCAGCTTCTCGCTGGATCGCCTGGAGACCAACCCGCGCTTCGCCGCCATCGCCCGTCCGGCTAACGCCGCCATCCTGGTGAAGCTGCGGATCGACATGGAGGATCGCGGCGGCCGTATCGAGCTCTTGCTGCCCTACGCGACGCTGGAGCCCATCCGGAAGATGCTGCTGCAGCAGTTCATGGGTGAGAAGTTCGGTCGCGACAACATCTGGGAAGGCCACTTGGCCACCGAGCTGTGGACCACGCAGATGGAGGTCCGCGCCGTTCTCGACGAGCAGCAGGTTCCGTTGTCGCGCGTGCTGAACATGCAGGTCGGCGACACTCTGATGCTGAACGCCACGCCCGACAGCCTGGTGGAGCTGCGCGCCGGCGCCATTCCGCTGACGCGCGGCCGCATGGGGCGCCGCAACCATTCGATCGCCGTCCGCGCCGAGGCCCCGCTGACGCCGGCGGCTAAGAAGGCCGTGCAGAAACTGAAATGA